Part of the Deltaproteobacteria bacterium genome is shown below.
TGGTCGAGCTCACGATCGTCCTCCTGCTCATCGGCATCTTGGCGACCATTGCGATTTCCACCTATCGCATGATGATCAACAAGGCGCGGATGACGCAGGCCAAAACCGTGCTTGGCCACCTCACCAAGACGGAGACCAACTACTTCAGCGAGCACGACCGGTACACGGACAACATCGTACTGCTCGATTTCGACCCGGTGAAGTACGACTACTACCAGGTCTCGGTGGTCCTGGACAACGACGCGAAGGACTACAAAGGGACCGCAACGGGAATCGGCATCATGACGGGGGACTGGTGGACGATCACGAAAGACGGGCAGCCGACCCAGGCCGACAACTCCGTGTTCAAATAAGGACCAACCCCCGAACCAACGCCCCAGATACCTCGCCCACCCTTGATTAACGCTCCCCGCGCCGGACCGCCTGCCAGCGGGCGCGGGTTTCCGCATCCTGGACGAGGTACAGGAATTCGTTGGCCTCTTCGAGCCAGCGCAGCCGCTCCTCCACGGGGACCGCTTCCCATCGACGGATCTGCTCGTCGGTGACGTCATATTCGTATCCCCCGGGTTGCCGTTTCAAGCGCCCTCCCCCGGCCCACGGCGCAGGATCTTCACATCCGATGCATCCTGGAGCCGCCCCGTGCCTTCCTTCATCGCGATGAGGTCCTCTCTGGACGCCACCGGGATCTCCAGCGCCTCCCCCTCGACGCTCACCCGCTTTCTCCGCTCGTACGCCGGTCCGAAAGGAACCGGCTCGAAGACGAACACGTCCAGCCCGATGGCGGGTCGTGAAGGATTCACGAACCCCATGACCAGCATGTTCTTCTCACGCCGCCAGGTGTCCCGCGCCTCCGGATCGGCAAAGGATTCCGCGGGAACGGGTACACCGGGGACGAAGCCGAGGGCTTTCACCGCGGCCAGGAACCGGTTCGCGTTCGCCTTTTCCAGGTCGACGTACAAATCGACATCCGCCGTCATCCGGGGGATCCCGTGGAGGTTGATCGCCAGTCCGCCCACCACGAGGTAACGGACCCCCTCCTCCTGCAATCCGCGGAAGATGTCGAGATAGATCATTTGAGGAGGAGTGCCTTGTACATTGATAAAATGTATCCTGAATCGGGGGAGAAATTCAATGAGCTCCAGGTTCAGATGAGGATCCACCCCCAGAACACACCCCCCAGATACCGCGCACCGAGGGCCGCCACGCACAGATAAGGCCCGAACGGGATCGCCGTCTTCAGCCCCTCCCCGCCTTTCCGCATCGCCAGGATCCCCCCCGTCGCACCGAGGAGTGCACCGAAGAAGATCGTCGCAAGCGTCCCGCGCCACCCCACGAACGCGCCGATCATCGCCAGCAGCTTGATGTCTCCGCCTCCCATCCCCTCGGCCCCGCGGATCTTCTCGTACAGGAACGCGGTGGCATAGAGGATCCCGCCCCCCAGCAGCGCACCGGTGAAGCTCCCCTTCCAGTCCCCGTCGGGGAGGAAGGAAAGGAGGAGCCCCGCGGCAAGCCCGCCGAGGGAGAGTTCGTCGGGGATGATCCGGTGATCGATGTCGATGAAGGCGATGGACACGAGGAGG
Proteins encoded:
- a CDS encoding prepilin-type N-terminal cleavage/methylation domain-containing protein, translating into MLRPTPADHRSGRRGFTLVELTIVLLLIGILATIAISTYRMMINKARMTQAKTVLGHLTKTETNYFSEHDRYTDNIVLLDFDPVKYDYYQVSVVLDNDAKDYKGTATGIGIMTGDWWTITKDGQPTQADNSVFK
- a CDS encoding nucleotidyl transferase AbiEii/AbiGii toxin family protein; translation: MIYLDIFRGLQEEGVRYLVVGGLAINLHGIPRMTADVDLYVDLEKANANRFLAAVKALGFVPGVPVPAESFADPEARDTWRREKNMLVMGFVNPSRPAIGLDVFVFEPVPFGPAYERRKRVSVEGEALEIPVASREDLIAMKEGTGRLQDASDVKILRRGPGEGA
- a CDS encoding prepilin peptidase; the encoded protein is MTGTSGGFAVAGASAAFMFGACIGSFLNVVIHRLPRGESIVSPRSRCPGCGRPIRAWENIPIVSFIVLGGKCAGCGGAISWRYPAVELLTAAGFGAIFLLDGPGIPLLRDLLFFSLLVSIAFIDIDHRIIPDELSLGGLAAGLLLSFLPDGDWKGSFTGALLGGGILYATAFLYEKIRGAEGMGGGDIKLLAMIGAFVGWRGTLATIFFGALLGATGGILAMRKGGEGLKTAIPFGPYLCVAALGARYLGGVFWGWILI